Within the Planifilum fulgidum genome, the region TTTGGGGGGCTTCTTATCTATTTATCCGGATTGCGGTGCCGCAGCTCGGCCCCTTTCTGCTGATGGACCTTCGCGTTCTGATCGGCTCGGGCGTGCTGCTTTTTTACGCCTTTATCCTCCGCCGCCTTCCCGATCTGAGGCGGCGCTGGAAGCAATACCTGCTTCTCGGCACCGTCAACAGCGCCATTCCCTTCACCCTGATCGCCGCGTCCGAACTGTACATCCCCTCGTCCCTGGCCGCCATCCTCAACGCGACCACGCCGATGTTCACCGCCTTCGTGGCGGCCCTGTGGCTGAAGGATCCCCTGACGTGGAAAAAGGGGGCCGGACTGCTGATCGGGTTCATCGGCGTCGCCGTCTTGGTGGGGTGGAGCCCGGTCCCCGTGGAAAAAAAGGTGCTGCTTTCCGTCGCCGCCATGCTGGCGGCATCCTTCAGCTATGCCGTCGGCGGAGTGTACGCCAAGAAGGCGTTCCCCGACGCACCCCCGCTGACGCTGGCCATCGGTCAGCTCGGCGGCGCGGCCGTCGCCCTGCTGCCTGCCGCCGCCATCACGTTCCCATCCGCCCGGTTTTCCGCCCTCGGGATCGCCGCCACCTTGGGCTTGGCCATTCTTTCCACGGCGGTGGCCTATATCCTTTACTTCCGGCTGCTCAAGGACGTCGGACCGACGCAAGCCATGACCGTCACCTTTCTCGTTCCCCTTTTCAGCCTGTTGTGGGGGGCCCTGCTGCTGAACGAACCCCTGGGCGCCGGAGTCATCGTCGGTTTTCTCCTGATCTGCGCCGGCATTGTCTTTGTCGCCGACCTGAAACCGGGCCTGAACCGTTCCCCCGCACGGGCCCGGCCCGAAAAACATTCCCTTTGAAGGCCGGGACGACTTAGGACAGAAGGTCCAGAAGGACCGAAACGCAATTGTTGACGATGTGGAACAGGATCGGCGCCCACAGGTTGCGGAAAACGGCCCGCAAAATTCCGAGAATCAACCCCAACACCAAAAGCGGGGCGAACATGACCACATCCACGTGGAAAAGGGCGAAGAGGAGCGACGTGAGGATCACGCTCACCGGCTGGCCGATCCGCTCCGCCAGGGACTGCTGCAAAATCCCCCGGAACATGATCTCTTCCCCGACGGGACCGATCACCCCCACCAACAGCCCCTGACTGAGAAGGGGCAGCCAGCCGCTCTGCTGCGCCGCTCCGATCTCCCGGGAAATGCTCTCCTCCCGCCAGGACACCGGCTCCAGGGAAAAATAGCGGGCGACGGGTTCGGTGACCAGGGGATCGAGAAAAAGGTAGACAAGTCCGTAAATTCCCGCCACCGCGGCGACCATCCCCACCCATCCGCCCGGGGAGGCGCCGCGAAATCCGTACCGGTCGAAACCGCCGCGGAACAGAAACAGAAAAACCAGGATCATGATCGCATGGGGGGCGACCGGAAGCAAATGCTGATGAACCGCGCCCCGGACGACCTCCGGCACAAACTCCGCCAGCAGGGCAAAGGCGGTGATCAGGCATTCCACCCAGGCGAAATAGTAAACGACATCCCGGAGAGGCAGGACGCGGATCCAACCCTTTCTCTCATGGGCGAAACTCGTCCAGATTCCGGTGATCAAAAACGCGAGGACCGCCGCCAGATTGAACAGCGCCCACAAAAGGGTCAAACCCGCCAAAAGGAGGCTTTCCTCGCCATCTTCCGAGATCCGCCACAATCCCTTTTCCGTCCATTCCCACTCAAGAGATGCCCACTCCAGGGGAATAAGATAAAAGAAGGCGATGCAGAGGGCCCAAGCGGCCATCGTACGGATCCTTCCGGAAACGGTATCCGGGGGCTCCGGCCGATGGACGGGGCCGGGTGCCGGGAGATCGAACAATGAAAACAACTCCTCCGACAAGGATTGGTTAGGGATCATCCCGCAGTCCGGGGCCCCCGACGGATCACACTTCTATTGTAATATCGGAAGTCCCGGGACATGACACCGGACCTGATCCTCCCGCTACAATTCCCGGCGTCCCTCAAGGGCTTTGGTCAGCGTCACCTCGTCGGCGTATTCCAGATCGCCTCCCACAGGCAAGCCGTGGGCGATCCGGGTGACGCGCAGGCCAAAGGGCTTGACCAGCTTTGACAGGTACATCGCCGTCGCTTCTCCCTCGATGTTGGGATTGGTGGCCAGGATCAATTCCTGGACCTCCTCCTTCTCAAGCCGTTTCAACAGCTCGGGAATGCGCAGATCCTCCGGTCCGACGCCCTCCATCGGTGAAATCGCCCCGTGGAGCACGTGATACAATCCGTTGTATTCCCGGGTTCGCTCCATCGCGATCACGTCCCGCGGATCCTGAACGACGCAGATGACGGACCGGTCCCGGTTCTTGTCGCTGCAGATGGCGCACACTTCCTTGTCCGTGATGTTGCTGCAGATGGCGCAGGTGCGCAGGTCCCGCTTCGCCCTAACCAGCGCCTTGGCCAGGTCCATCACGTCCTCCTCGTCCATTCCCAATATGAAAAAAGCCAGGCGTTGGGCCGTCTTCGGTCCAATACCCGGCAGCCGCATAAAGGCTTCGATCAGCTTCTCAATCGGTTCCGGTACATACACCTTCAGGCCACTCCCGCTTCAGTTTCCCTTATTTCCGTTAAAACAGCCCCGGCAAATTGAGACCGCCCGTCAATTTGCCCAAATCCTTGGCGATCATCTCGTCGACCTGTTTCATCGCCTCGTTGAATGCGGCGGTGATCAGATCCTGCAACATTTCCACATCTTCCGGATCCACCGCCTCAGGGGCGATCTCCACTCCTAACAGCTGTTTGTGTCCGTTCATCCGGACCTTCACCACGCCGCCGCCCGCCGTGCCCTCCACTTCCTTCCGGGCCAATTCTTCCTGGGCCTTGGCCATCTGGGCCTGCATTTTTTTCATCTGTTTCATCATCTGGTTCATGTTTCGCACGTTTCGGTTCCCTCCCGCAGGTTATTGCCGGTCCAACACCGTTCAGTCGGTCACTTCGACCAGGTCTTTTCCGAAGATCTCCACCGCCTGCCGGATGATGTCTTTCCCTTCCACACTCCCTTTTTTCGGAGGGGAGGGGTCGGATTCCTCCCCCCCGCCGCCGGTCAAGCGGTCGCCGATCTCCTGCCACTCGTTCCGCATCATGGTGATCAGCCGGAGGGGAGAGCCCAAAACCTCCGCCATCACCTTTTCAATCAGGGTCTTGTGGGATTCCTTCTCCGTCGTCTCCCGGTGGATCGAGTTTTTAAAGGCGACGATCACCGCCTCCTCCGTCGCGGCCACCGGCTCGCCGTCGATCAGCCAGGCGTGCACGGTGATTTTTTGTTCCTTGACGCGGGCAAGCACCTCCGGCCAATGCCGGCGAACCTCCTCCGTCCGCATCGGATCGATGTCCCGAAGCAGTTTTTCCCCGCCCGCGCCCTGCCCTTCCGACAAAGCGGCGGATCGCTCAGGCTTGGCGGCACCTGCAGAGGCGGAAACCGATTGGACGGCCTTTTCCAGTTCCTTGATCCTCCGCTCCAGCAGGCGAATCCGCTCCCCTAATCCCTCGGAGGAAGGGGCGGGGCCTGGGCGCGTTTCCCCGGACGCCGCCTGTTCCGCCCCCTCCGGATGGCAAAGCTCCACCACCGCCATTTCCAGGACCACCCGGGCATGGGGAGTCCACTTCATTTTCTGGGACGCCTGAAGCAGCACCTCCAGCATCCGGTTCAGCCTTCCAGGAGAAAGGCGGTCCGCCAGGCGCATCCAGGATTCGTCCCCGCCGATCCGGTCCTTAAGATCCGGCAGATTCGGCGCCGTGCGCAGGAGGAGAAGATCCCGACCGGTGTCAATCATGTCATCGATCAGGCGCTGGGGCTCCGTCCCTTCCCGGATCAGCCCGTCGACGCGATCCAGAACCCGCCGGACATCCCCCTCCGCAAGACCCTGCCAGAGTTCGGCCAGTGTGGACCGGGATGTAAAACCGGTGACGGCCAGCACCGTCGACTCCTCCACCCGGCCGTCGGCGTAGGCGAGCACCTGATCCAGCAAACTGAGGGCATCCCGCATGCCTCCGTCGGCCGCCCGGGCGATTGCCGCCAGGGCCGCTTCCTCTATCTCGACGGACTGGGCGTCGCAAACACGGCGCAAGTGGCGGACGATTTCCCCGAAGGGGATCCGGTGAAAGGGAAAGTGCTGGCAGCGGGACCGGATGGTTTGAGGGAGCTTGTGGGGTTCCGTCGTGGCGAGGATGAAGATGACGTGATCCGGCGGCTCCTCCAAGGTTTTCAGAAGGGCGTTAAAGGCCTCCGTGGTCAGCATGTGCACCTCATCCACGATATACACCTTGTAACGCCCTTCCGTCGGGGCAAACTTCACCTTGTCCCGCAGGTCCCGGATTTCATCCACGCCCCGGTTGGAAGCCGCATCGATCTCCACCACATCCATCAGGGAACCCTCGGCAATCCGCCGGCACGTCTCGCATCGGTTGCACGGCTCCGGCGCCGGTCCCTGACGACAATTGACGGCCTTGGCGAAGATCTTGGCCGTGCTGGTCTTCCCCGTTCCCCGGGGTCCGCTGAACAGATAGGCGTGGGAAAAGCGTTTCTCTTTCAACGCATTCTTCAGCGTGCGGGTGACGTGCTCCTGACCGACCAAGTCCGCAAAGCTTTGCGAACGCCACACGCGGTACAATGCCCGATAAGTCACTTTGAACACTCCAGCTGTCGCGGCCTTTTTGCATGCAAAAGCACGCTTTCTTCGGTATTTTCATCATACTACAGTCGGAGTCGTTTTTCCAAAAAAGACTTGGCCGGAGGAGACCGGGCCTAAAAAAACAGAAAATACTGTCATTTCTGCGGAAAAGAAAATATGTATGCCGTGCACCTGCCGTCGATCCTCCCCGCCCAGGCGGGCACCGTCCATTCGGCTCAGACCAGGCACCCCTGCGGCACACAGGAGGGCTTCCTTAGTGCTGCTTCCGTCAGGACCTGACACGGTTCGGAAGTTCCTGTTGCGCAGGACCCGATCGTCGACGCCTCCTGAAACGGTCCGGACCCCACACGGAAAGGACCTCGGACAGGCATCGACCCCGTTATCGCGGATTACGGGTTACAGGGCACCGCGAGCTCCCCGTCTAGCACGGCATACAATATTTTAACACAAATCCCCAGCCGCCACAAATGGAAAATGGTTCACGGACCGGATGGCCCTCGAGGAAGAAGCTTTTCATAAGGGGGCTTTTATCCACTGCTGTTTATACTGCAAATGGAACCGGCCACAGCCAATTGGAACATCTGAATCGCCAGGACAACCGCGATGCAAGCCGTGATGAGGATGTTCACTTTCTTGGCGGCCCAAGTTTGTTTCAAGAACGCGATCCGATCCGGATGATCTGCAAATTTTCGGATCCATCCCTTTTCGACCAGACATACACATAAATGAGCAGGATCGCAGCCAAAGTGACCAGCAGCAGATGGATATTTTCAAACGTGGTAACGACGGCATTTTCCGGCAAACGGCCGACGAGGGATATCAATAGAAGCCGTCGAACCGGGATGAGGGTAAACCCGGCAATAAACGAAAGAATGTCGTCGGGAAAGCCCGGGAGGAGGTACATCAGGAAAAAGACGAATGTACCTTTTTCCCTGGTCAGATGGTCAAATTCCCGGAGCGAATCGGGGCGCACGAAACGCCTTACGAACGGCCTTCCCAGCTTCCGGGCCAATGCGAAAATGAGGGCGGAACCCATCATCACACCGATCATGGTATACAAAAGCCCGATCCAAGAACCGAACAGGTATCCACCAATCAATGCCATAATTTGGCCGGGATGAGGGGCGACCAACATCTGGGCGATTTGCAGCAGGATGAACACGGGTCCCCAGGTACCGGCATCAAGGATCCACCACCCATCGCTGAAAAAAACGGCCAGCCGAAATAAAGCACTCCGCCGACCGGCCAGCAACATTATGACGATCCATCATGGACCTAAATTTTTCGATCCGTGTCCCGATTCATCAGAATTCCCCTTTCCCCGGCGGTCCAGAATCCTTCCCACACCTCCTCCCAAGCAGTCCTCGTGCAGGTCCGATTGTAGCAAACCGCCTCCTTCCCGGCCTCGGACCGAGGTCCGTAATCCTCTACGATAGGGGTCGGATGTTGTTTGCACAAAAAAGAAGCCGTCCAAGAGCTGGACGACTTCCTTATTGGTGACAAGACGCTTTAGTCAAGTAAAGGTTTGCAATTTGTTTGCAATCCGGTATTTCTTGAGCTTCGCGCTTGTCACCTGAATGCCGAAAAACGTTGATTTGGCGGAGAGGGTGGGATTCGAACCCACGGTACGGGGGTTACCCGTACAACGGTTTTCGAGACCGCCTCCTTCAACCACTCGGACACCTCTCCACGATATGGGACAAATCCCCCGGCGTATTGCAATTTCATATTATAAAAGCAACCTTCACCGTTCGTCAAGAGGGAAACCGAGGCAAACCATCAGCCGGTCCCTTTGCGGCTTTCGCCGCGCAGCTTCCGGAAAAAACCCGTCAGAAGCGATCCGCCCTCTTCGGCCAACACCCCGGAAACCACTTCGGCCTGATGGTTGAACCGCCCGTCCGCCAGCAGGTTCATCAGCGTCCCGGCGCATCCTCCCTTGGGATCGGAGGCCCCGAAGACCACCCGTTCGATGCGGGACTGGAGAATGGCGCCGGCGCACATGGGACAGGGTTCCAAGGTGACATAAAGGCTGCAGCCGATCAGCCTCCAGCCCCCGAGCCGCCCGGCCGCTTCCCGGATGGCGATCATCTCGGCATGGGCGGTGGGATCCCGATCCGTTTCCCGCCGGTTGTGCCCCCTCCCCACGATTTCCCCGTTCCGGACGATCACCGCGCCGATGGGCACTTCGCCGATCTCCGCGGCCTTCCTGGCTTCCTCCAGCGCTTCCCTCATCCACCGTTCATCGGCGGACAAACCCGCTTCCACATTCTTCACCGCCCCGTATGCAAACAAATTCCGCGAAAACATCACCGGTTCCCGCACTCGGCACAGCGACCGTAGATTTCAAACTTGTGCCCGGTGATTTCGAAATCCTCGGGCTCGCCCAGGATGGCATTCATCGGACAGATGTGAATCGTCCGGGTCCGGCCGCACTCGGTGCAGATCAAATGGTGGTGGTGCCGGTCCTCGTCGCAACGAAACCGGTAGCGGCGTTCCCCTTCCCATTCCGTCCCTTCCAGGATGCCCAATTTCTCGAACAGGGACAGATTCCGATAAACCGTGTCGAGACTGAGCCCCGGATAATCCTTCGACAGGCAGCTCTGCACCTCTTTGGCCGACAGATAGCGGTCCTGCATGGCAAACAGGCGGACGATCGATTCCCGCTTTCCCGTGTATTTGTATCCGTTGCGCTTCAACCGTTCCAGGGCTTTCCCGTAATCCACCGCATATCGCTCCAATCCCGCAAAGGTTCCTCCCTTTTTATTCTTTTCCCCGTGATTCCTTTCCCCGCGGAGGGAAAATCCCCCTTTTCTCCTATTCAAACACCCGATCCCCGCGATTTCAAGATCAGAAAGCGACGAACCCTTTTCAGCGCGAGGATCGAAACCAGGATCAGCAGGGAGACGAGGACGATGGTCCCCCCCGACGACCAGTCCAGATAGTAGGCGGCCGAGAGCCCGCACAGTACGGACACCTCGGAAAACAACAGGGAATACAGGATCG harbors:
- a CDS encoding DMT family transporter, whose translation is MGWKDLVRLMLLASLWGASYLFIRIAVPQLGPFLLMDLRVLIGSGVLLFYAFILRRLPDLRRRWKQYLLLGTVNSAIPFTLIAASELYIPSSLAAILNATTPMFTAFVAALWLKDPLTWKKGAGLLIGFIGVAVLVGWSPVPVEKKVLLSVAAMLAASFSYAVGGVYAKKAFPDAPPLTLAIGQLGGAAVALLPAAAITFPSARFSALGIAATLGLAILSTAVAYILYFRLLKDVGPTQAMTVTFLVPLFSLLWGALLLNEPLGAGVIVGFLLICAGIVFVADLKPGLNRSPARARPEKHSL
- a CDS encoding CPBP family intramembrane glutamic endopeptidase, which encodes MAAWALCIAFFYLIPLEWASLEWEWTEKGLWRISEDGEESLLLAGLTLLWALFNLAAVLAFLITGIWTSFAHERKGWIRVLPLRDVVYYFAWVECLITAFALLAEFVPEVVRGAVHQHLLPVAPHAIMILVFLFLFRGGFDRYGFRGASPGGWVGMVAAVAGIYGLVYLFLDPLVTEPVARYFSLEPVSWREESISREIGAAQQSGWLPLLSQGLLVGVIGPVGEEIMFRGILQQSLAERIGQPVSVILTSLLFALFHVDVVMFAPLLVLGLILGILRAVFRNLWAPILFHIVNNCVSVLLDLLS
- the recR gene encoding recombination mediator RecR, coding for MYVPEPIEKLIEAFMRLPGIGPKTAQRLAFFILGMDEEDVMDLAKALVRAKRDLRTCAICSNITDKEVCAICSDKNRDRSVICVVQDPRDVIAMERTREYNGLYHVLHGAISPMEGVGPEDLRIPELLKRLEKEEVQELILATNPNIEGEATAMYLSKLVKPFGLRVTRIAHGLPVGGDLEYADEVTLTKALEGRREL
- a CDS encoding YbaB/EbfC family nucleoid-associated protein, whose protein sequence is MRNMNQMMKQMKKMQAQMAKAQEELARKEVEGTAGGGVVKVRMNGHKQLLGVEIAPEAVDPEDVEMLQDLITAAFNEAMKQVDEMIAKDLGKLTGGLNLPGLF
- the dnaX gene encoding DNA polymerase III subunit gamma/tau, whose product is MTYRALYRVWRSQSFADLVGQEHVTRTLKNALKEKRFSHAYLFSGPRGTGKTSTAKIFAKAVNCRQGPAPEPCNRCETCRRIAEGSLMDVVEIDAASNRGVDEIRDLRDKVKFAPTEGRYKVYIVDEVHMLTTEAFNALLKTLEEPPDHVIFILATTEPHKLPQTIRSRCQHFPFHRIPFGEIVRHLRRVCDAQSVEIEEAALAAIARAADGGMRDALSLLDQVLAYADGRVEESTVLAVTGFTSRSTLAELWQGLAEGDVRRVLDRVDGLIREGTEPQRLIDDMIDTGRDLLLLRTAPNLPDLKDRIGGDESWMRLADRLSPGRLNRMLEVLLQASQKMKWTPHARVVLEMAVVELCHPEGAEQAASGETRPGPAPSSEGLGERIRLLERRIKELEKAVQSVSASAGAAKPERSAALSEGQGAGGEKLLRDIDPMRTEEVRRHWPEVLARVKEQKITVHAWLIDGEPVAATEEAVIVAFKNSIHRETTEKESHKTLIEKVMAEVLGSPLRLITMMRNEWQEIGDRLTGGGGEESDPSPPKKGSVEGKDIIRQAVEIFGKDLVEVTD
- a CDS encoding TVP38/TMEM64 family protein, with the protein product MFILLQIAQMLVAPHPGQIMALIGGYLFGSWIGLLYTMIGVMMGSALIFALARKLGRPFVRRFVRPDSLREFDHLTREKGTFVFFLMYLLPGFPDDILSFIAGFTLIPVRRLLLISLVGRLPENAVVTTFENIHLLLVTLAAILLIYVYVWSKRDGSENLQIIRIGSRS
- the tadA gene encoding tRNA adenosine(34) deaminase TadA; translated protein: MFSRNLFAYGAVKNVEAGLSADERWMREALEEARKAAEIGEVPIGAVIVRNGEIVGRGHNRRETDRDPTAHAEMIAIREAAGRLGGWRLIGCSLYVTLEPCPMCAGAILQSRIERVVFGASDPKGGCAGTLMNLLADGRFNHQAEVVSGVLAEEGGSLLTGFFRKLRGESRKGTG
- a CDS encoding Fur family transcriptional regulator, which translates into the protein MDYGKALERLKRNGYKYTGKRESIVRLFAMQDRYLSAKEVQSCLSKDYPGLSLDTVYRNLSLFEKLGILEGTEWEGERRYRFRCDEDRHHHHLICTECGRTRTIHICPMNAILGEPEDFEITGHKFEIYGRCAECGNR